CAAGTGCCACATTTACCACAACATGTGGAGGTCAGCCAGAGCGAGTGTAAAACTTTGCACATCCTCCACTGCCCACTAACCTTACAGACATCACAGTTCATAAGCTGTCAGACAGTGTTAGTATAATCACTGTCAAATGTGACTGAACAGCATGCAGCCGAGAAGCTCTGGTTATTGATCATTTCATCATGTCGGTGACACAGTGTGGTCTCTGTTAGGCGGGTGCGAAATGAGAGAATTTTCAATACCAATTTCTTTCTGACATTTGGTGTCATTTTTCCAATTTATAAAAAGCCACAGAACTTACAGtagttttaaataaagatgCCAATGATTTCTTTAAAAGCTCTGAAGTTGATCCAATCACGTCCAGAATCGGACTCACCTGACGGTTGTCCAAAGCTGAATCCTGAAGATGAGGATGTGGTGGTGTTACTCCCAAACACAGATCCCTGTCCAAATCCAGAGCTTTGGCCAAAAGCCTGGTTTGTGCTTTGTGCAAACAGCCCAGTGCCAGTGCTGCTTACTGTGTTAGCACCGCTCGTCCCGAAGGAGAAAGAACTTGCATTGGTAGCAGTAGAAGCACCGAAAAGACTTCCGCCAGTAGTTGCACTACTAGAAGTCGCTCCAAATGCAGACTGTCCAAAAGTAAATCCACTCGATGTTCCAGTGTTGCTTGCAGGCTGGCCGAAGCCACTAACCTGGCCAAACACAGATTTGCCAAAACCAGCTGATGTACCAAACCCAGCTGAGCTGAATCCTGTTGATGCTGGTGCAGAGGAAGCTGGAGGTGCAGCAGGTTGCCCAAACACGTTATTCACAGCAGTCACTGTTGCACTACTAACAACGGTAGAGGTTTGAGTAGCTGCAGCTGGGGCAGCTGTGTTGATAACTGGTGTGACTCCAACAGAACTACTGTCTGTAGTTGCAGGAGCGGGCTGAGTAAAAATGGAGCCTGGCTTGTCAGACGTGGGGATCTGGAATGCTGGTGGAGCTGCCTGAGATACAGGTGCTGCGGTGGCAGCAGTTGAAGAGGGTACAGTAGCAGTGGTAGATGGCTCTGGGGTGGTTTCTGTTGTGGACAGGGCACTGGATGGTGCCGGAGGGTTTACTTCTTTTGGTGCAGTGAAAGTCGAGGGAGGGTCTGGGGTAGGGGCAGGTGCGGCCAAAGCAGGAGCAGGTGTTGACACTGCAGGGGTCTGGGTGGTTGCAGGTGCTGCAGGTTCAGGTATCACAGGACGACTGGTGCTCTCTACTTCAGGTTCACTGGTGGGAGGTTCTTTTATAGGGGGCGAAGCAGGTACTGAAGACTGAGGAACAGCTTTTGGTTCTTCTTGCGTCTCTGGTGCAGCTGCAAGAAGACTACTGAAAGATGAGGCGAAAGCTGAGCTGGCTGAGCTAGACTGTGGAACGGAGAAGGCTGGCTTGGCGTTTGATTCAGGAGGCTTAAACAGACTGCCTGACGGGGTGCCTTCGGACAAGTCTGGTGCTGAAGAATCTTCTCCAGATTTTGGAAGACCTGTTCCAAAACTAAACTGTGTCGCTCCCTTGCCCTTGCCAAGTCCAGTGTCCGCAAATGTAAATGCTGCCACAGCAGGTTTGGTGGAGGAATCTTTAGCTTCTTCTCCTTGGCCCACCCTTAGTCCAGAAAAAATGCCCAGAGTCTCGCCACCAGCTGTCTTTGGAGGCTGTGGCTCTATCCTCAGAGTGGCTGTGGTCGAGGTGGGTTTAGCACCTTCAACTGTTGCGTTTGGAGCCAAAGTGGGAGACCCAGTGCCAAGACCAGGGGAGGTGGACTTTGAGGTAAAGGAGAATGACTCTTCTCCAGCCTGGCCAAACACCATCTTACCATTTCCACCAAAAGAGAATTTACTTGCATCTTTCACTGGagaaacaggagaaagaaaaacagaaataatgtgCATCAGTAATCTCACAGCTCCTACATCTATCCTAACAAGCTGCTATATCATTTGTACCTTGTGGCATTCCAGCTCCTGGTGTAACTGAAGCAAAACTGAAGCTTGAggacctgaaaaaaaaacaaaaaacaaaaccaccatTTAAGTTTAAATGCAGCAACAGTGAGATGCTCATTATATTTTGTAACAAGACATATTTACGTGTGAAAAATGCTGGATTAACCAGCCAATCTCAGCAATACAGCCATGTAAACACTTGCTCACCTATTAGGCTAGATTTGGATTACATTAGAGAACTCTTTCAGTACACAACTTATGATTTTGCTCCAGGAGCTATTACCACCCAGTCAAGCATAGTTGTAAGCTGATGGAAAGCTTTAGTAAGCGGGCCCAAATCCTTTGTGAGAGGATGCATTTCATATACACCCCCGAGTGCAGGTTACAAAATAAGTTGGCCTTTAGAGGAATGTGtcttaaaacattttctatTATAGTGTCTTTTTATGACAAAAATAATGATTTAGTCTTAATAAGTGGATAGATATTACTTGaacaaaaataatcacaaaCATAGTGTATAATCTATAAAATACTGCTGggccattaaaaatatattatatttataaacaTCAACTCACACTGAATTGAAAGAAAAACCCTTGCTGCTGGTTTGCTCAGCTGAGCTAGGAGTAGCAACAGAAGCATCAGTTTTGGACGGCTGACCTGAAAGAAAAAGTTTATAGTCAATGTCAGgattttacagtgtgtgtgtgtgtgtgtgtgtgtgtgtgtgtgtgtgtgtgtaacagtgcttaccaaaaacaaaactgctctGTGGGATGGTTGTAGTCTCTGCAGGCATTTTTTGGACACCCTGGACAGGATTCTGCCGAGAcagttttaaatacatgtatgaAATTAATATTACAGCCTAACTGTTAACcttacagaaaaacaacactACTATGATGCATTCacgatttaaaaaatataacacaCAGGATTGTTTCAGGTGAAAGCTCAAGTCCACTAAGACATAAACTTAAGGCAGatatagagaaaaaaacaaaacaaatgtctaTAGGTAATCGTGCAGCACATGAACTTGGAGCTACACAAGAACAGGATTTCTGCGAGGAGTACCCCTGTCACCCAACTGTAATTTGTAACATCAACATGGGTGGGAGGTGGGACATTTCTCACCCATCTTGATAATGGTCTTCACAGGAAAAACTGTCAGCAAACTGTGAATTCTCACATGCTGAATGTTCTTGAAAGTTGTGAGAAGACGAACATAAAGCTATGAATATACCTTTATAATAACTTTTACTATTTAGCACGTGGACACATAAAAATATACTGAAGACATTTGTTTGTGGTGGCACTCCTTGGAAAAGTACAAAACCACATGAAAGGTAAAGTTtttttacatgatttttttttcaatttaaagtttttatttattccttaAAATATAGATAAAAATGGTTTCAAATATTTCACATGCAAGTCAACTGAGATTTGTGTTGTGAAgattatttaatttgaattaaTATGTCACCCAAGTAACAGTAACAAGAAAGTCAAAGACAAAATGACAGGTTGGTGAGTGATGGATTTACTCACCCGTTTGGCCTGACTGGAAGAAACTGTTGCAAAGACCTGAGATCCTGGATCTGGTACCGAGGAGCTGGGGACATCAACACAACCATAAGAGGGCACAGTTTTCACAtggcacaaaaatatttttaaatttacattattTAGTGGTATGTTTATGGCAAGGGTCCCTCGCAGCAGCCTTTACCATATCTCTTGCCTGGTCACCCAGTTAAGCTATAGTATCACCCTCATATTACTGACTATGTTAGTGATTATTAAAATAAGAATAcatcaaaaatgtttcaactaCATGTTGATCAAGTACATCCAAGTGTCCCACACCTATGTCTAAATATCTGCTAATCTTTAAGGAATTGGTTATTAACTGATTTTCTAACTGATTCTTTTTAATAGCTACAAATAATAAGTCTTAGGTAATGCCAGTAATCTCGTTTACAGTTATACAGAGGAATAGTTTGTAACActgaccaaaaataaaaacaaatagacTTCTACTTGGGGTTTACTATCTTATTTGGAAGCTATAGTCTTGCCGTATTTGTAGTTTACCCTTGACACATTTTATCTGCTTTCCCTCAATTGCCTTTAAAGGAGTGGGGGTGAGAAGGTGAGAAGTGACCTTCGTTTTAGGTTTTACCTGATGTTGGAAGGAACCACCACAGGAGTCCCCTTGTCTTTGAACTCCTGAACATTGACCACCTGAGGAACAGTCTTCAAGGTGGACTCTGTCAGTGAAGTATTGATCACAGCTGGAATATAAACACATGCATATTAGAGCAATTCACAGCTGGAAAAAAAGGTACCAGATGAGACAGAAGCAATCAAACTGAATGTCTCCAGGTTTATTTAAGCCTGCTCTGTTTACATGGAAACATTTTAGCAAATTACTCTCAGGCAGGATGTGGTAATGAGCTAACAGTTACATATTATCTGTTCTTTAAGTCTTTGTCTCCCCCTGGTGAATTACTGAGGGAATaacaaaacaatatttaaaagatCCCCAAATGCCCACTGTAGCTAAAAACAAATGTGCACATCTTCCtcattgtttaaaaacaaataaatacattttgactgcTGCACAATGTTACTTACCCAACTGACTGGCCATCTGTCTGCGTAAAGCAGCATTGGCTGCAGCCTGCTGGGCAGAGATGGTGATGGGTGCGGTCCTCTCGGTTGGTGGAGCTCCATGCTTGACTGTCTTTGTGGCGAGAGCCGTGCTCTCAGCCCCGCTGAGGTTGATCTTATTTGTTGGAACTGGAATATTAATGCAGTAATCAATATCTACAAAAAATATCCACATCTAAGACTAGCGACATTACTTTATGTTCAGTAAAATATGGCATTATAACTTGAAGTCATTTATGATTCATGAATGCATCCTCGTAATTTTTTATGAACAGCAACAGTTGGTATAATTTACTTACTGGGGCTGGCAATAGGGCTGAGTCCAAAGCCCATACCCTGTCCTGACTGAATTTTAGATAAAGGGGTGGACTGGATGGCTCCGAAGCCCGGCTGGATAGAGGGGGTCCTCACAACGGTTGGGTGGCGGGGGGTGGACAATGTTGGAGGTATGGAGGACATGGGAGGGGGCCGTGTCTgcagctcctcttcttcctgctccaaGTGAGGCGGGTGAGGCTCCAGGGACTGGGACAGGGAAGATGTTGAACTCGCGTCATCCAAGTCCTCGTAGTATTTAGGTGAAAGGAAGGCTGAGCGAGATAGGTtggctgaaacagaaaaatgaataaatacatttcaattCCAATATGTGAGGTGCTGCTGCATTCCACAGTATGAGCATCAGCATAGGGATTTCAATATTAATATCACTGAAATGAAGCGGGTGTTGAATTTGGCATTTGCAGTTGTGAGGAAAAAGCTACTGTCGACATGAAATTAGCACTCACATTTACTATGATTTATTATGAAACACACTAAGAGGGCTTGATTAACAtccctttactttaaaatcagGCTTTTTGTATACTTTTTCAAAAGGCGAAATCCACAATCATTTGAACATTTAGGATAAAACTTTCATGTAACCATAAATTTCTAGTACCTGGTGCAGTTGAGCGGACAGGAGGCATCTGTCCCTTTGAGAGAAAGTTGCGCAGCTGGGACTGTTTAACTGGTGATATCTTGACAGCTGCAGAGACATCATACATACTGAAATATACTGAAAAATATACTGAAATGATTAAATATATCCTGTGCTGTTTTTATGCAGACggtagggaaaaaaaatcaatacctGGAGATTTGGTCTTAGAAGGGGTAGGGTCCAGCCTGGTTTTCAGGAGAGCATCTCTTAAAGTCTCAAGGTCATTTTCCAAACtaataacaacacaaaaacatggtGTTTTTATCCAATAGGAGCAAATGGAAGCATGTGAACATCCATACATTATAAGGAATGCTGCTTGGAACCATTCTTTACCATACATGATGTTTAAGCTGACTAAAACCCtttttaataacttaaaaaCTGACTTATAAACCATAGATAATGGTTAACTTAAAACTTAAGTCTTTCCTTAAACTACCGCACATAACTAACTCCTAATATCCTCTTAAAtccctgttttttccccccacattcTGCAGCCAGGCCTTACCTAGCTGTCGTTGCTGTCACAGGACTTCTAGCAGGAGTGGTTGTTTTGCTGTAGAGGCGTAGTGAATTGAGCTCCTTAACCAGCTGGTCCAGTCTGTTCTTCTGCTGGTTGATGATGTACAGATTGTTGGACAGTGTAGTGAACAGACCCTCACGTCCAGGCACAACCATGTGTCTGtaaagagatttatttaataacAAATTATACTCCATCCAATTTTTTATTCTCTCTTTCTATCCAACACACAAACTGCTGGTGGGATTATCTgccattttctttaaaactcacttctgctttttcttcttctccaagTGTTTCTCCCATTCCACATCCAAGACATCATTAACATCCTCCACAGTGAACATAACATACTGGTATAGCCTTCGAATctcctgaattaaaaaaaaaaaaaaaaaaaaagatcaaatatacACGATGAAGGAGATTATTTTTATAAGAATATGTAAAACCTTAAAACTGTCAATTCATGCAAACGATTTGGGGGTaatctgtcattttatttctcaCCTTGAGCTGTTCCTCACTGCGTGGGTCCAGAGGCTTTTTGTAAAGTAGCTGTCTGTAATTTCTGTCTTTGCTCAGTTCACTCTGGGTCTTGGCTTCTTCTGCCCCAGCAAAGCCTTCCAGTAGCGAAGTTTTCAGTGTGCCAATGTCACCATGGAGTGACTAAagattacagacacacacacacaaaaaggctTGAAAGgaggttttaaatgatttatCAACCTAGAGTGACACCATCTTCCAAACACTGCTTCAGACAGGACTCTAAAGTCACAGTGGTTGAAGTCTTATGGTTGCAGAATTTAAGGTTGTTCGAAATGATTTTTACTGGCTTTCTCAACATCAAATGTTAAAAGGAAGAAGAGCAGTCTGTGAACAGGACTCAGCGTTTCAATCATTGTCTTACCTCTGTAGTTTCCTTGATTTCCAGGGTGAAAATATGGAGGTCTTCCGACTCTTTCCTCAACTCCTTCATTTCCTCATCAGCACCAACCTTAAAGTCAGCTTTTGCACTTCGTGCCTTAAGGTCATCCAATTCCTTCTGGAAGTGTGCGATCTGATGGCAAGTCAGAGACATGTTTAGTAATGTTCTGCCAGACACCACATGTGGTGTCCTGAATAAAGTCCACTACCTTTTCGTAAATCCTACAACTTTGTATGTCAAGTCTTTGAAACTAGTTACCAACTAGACACCTGCACCATTAAAGCTGGTGATATAACTTTTCAACTAATGTACCTATGCCTATTGCTCTATTTATCGAAACACATTATTGCACATAATTAATCTGATGTATCCTTATAAAATAATGACATTAATATGTACTTGTTTGTTATCTTTTGTCCCTCCATATAACATTAATGTGAATAATAAGAaggtactttattgatcccaaatGTTGGGAAATTACTGTGTTATAGCACCCGAAACACAAGAAACAACTTAGCTcaattaaacaaataatgtattcatttcttctttttcttcaagcTGCTTTACAGGTTCATACAGCAGATGATCTGCCTCCATTTAACCCTGTCCCTAGCATGTGACTCTGTCCCACCAACGCTCTGGATGCCCTGGatctagggctgtgcgatatgaccgaaatctcatatcccggtataagaattctatcgtccgataacgatataaatcacagaaatttaacattttctgtaaattctgtgaatctcgggcggCTCGTCTTgcaggaagtgtttccagctgcgcgtcatgtagctggagtcaagtgttttaaccgatgcatgaaactatacatttttagacacaagttgtaacagccgccgttttctttgtgagtatttattacacagcgtgctgcggggaaaagcctgttctaacattcgagtctaaggtttattttttagcacctggtggctcttttttaattctcatccgtaaataatctgctctttcacgtgattcagtttattttgaaaagtctcaacaggatcttgagctttattgtgaaaggtttatgtggaacaaacaagcggacacgcgatgctgttaccgtcgttgttgtagtgtggttatattaaataagagaaagagagaactttaagaaattaatatagccactacagtgaccatcaaaacgatgaaaaaatattgccgtaaacagtttattttgcgacagcacgaaacaaacgatagcgtaaaatgaaacgatagacgtttctATATCGTCATCCaatatatatcattatattgAACAGCCCTAACTGGATCTATAACGCTCCTCTGAGgacttttcctcctgcctggcagctctgtCTTCAACATCATTTGAGATgctttggacatgtgcagaggtgagatagtggatatactggacagtTTTGTCAGTAACACATTCAACCTGAATTGTCCCCCCTaacactcatttctaatcctcttcctcctggttACTCACAGTGAAAATCATAGCACCTTCAACTCTGCTCAGTcgcatttatttattatgtatttgGTATAATTATATTGTAGTATTATATGTTCTCTATATAATTTATTTGTtagtttatataattaaaaaGCATTCTGATTGAGGTCCACACTTGATATGGTGCATTTCATCTTATCACTTTCTTTTCTCTACAAGCTCAAGAACCCATATATTAGAGATTTAAAGCATTCACACGACAAAACCCAGCATTTCTTCCCCGACAAACCACTGCTACATGGCACGACAGTACATGATATGTCTCACCTCCTCCAATATGCCAGCCATGATGGGATCAGAGTCTTTCCTTTGCTGTAGCTGTTTCTCCAGGGCCTTCACACTGACACCGGCCTGCTTTTTCATGAAAAGTATATCAAAAGTTACTTTTCACTGtcagcaacaaacacaaaaaacagtctgaactaaaaaaaatatatcaaaatgcCTGTCATCTGATATTACTTTTAATCTGtctgtttcactttgttttagTTGAAGTCTGTTGCCAGTAGCAACCAGTGACTGCACAGTTAAACagaagtttgttttgtgttactttATTTAGGATTTGTGAATATATTTTTTGCTGCAATTAGTTAATTGCTTACGTATCCAGGGCTCTATATGACAACACCTCCTTTGGGAGTGACCAAATTTAACACCAATCATCATGATTTTATGTCATTGGTGAATTGTGattaaaaggttgttttttttaatctatcgaAAAAGTCTACCACATCACTGAAAGAAACCTATTTGATATAAGAACAGTAAACTTTCTTCGCAGCAAAGAGATCAGACCTGTGGAGCCTGGGTACGGGTCTGGACAGCAGGAGAAGGTTTCTGGACAACTGCTGGAGAGACACTGGTTTGAACTGGATGCACTGGAGCTGATACACATTTGGAACAACAGACAACATGCATTTGCAATTAAGATTCCAAGAGGACCTTTGTAAGAAAAACTACAACATAaatttaattacattaaataCAACACCTTTCTTACCTAAAATAGCTGGTGGTTTGCTGGCCAAAGAAGGAGGGGCAGTTAAACTACTGGAAGTCGTGGCAACCGTTTTGGACAGTGGGGAGTTAAAGGAGAAAGGAGGTTGTGTAGTCTCCACTGTTGAAAATCTTTGGAAAAAGCAGAccaatttttaaacatttagacAAAAATCGACATCTTAGGACTAATACTATGAAAAACACGTGATAGTTCAGTACCTGTCATTTAGATTCAGTTTCACTGCAGACTGGGACGCAGGGGTGGCAAGACTCTGAGGAGTTAGAgctggtgctgctgatggttTAGCAAGACTCTGAGGAGTTAGAgctggtgctgctgatggttTGACAGAAAGGTTGTTGAAAGAAAAAGCTGAAGGTGCAGAGGGAGTGTCAGAGGGAGGTTTCGAAGCAAAAGAGAAGCCGGATGACCCTGAGCCAAAAGGTGCAGAACCCCCCAGGGAGAAAGCTGAAGGGCCTGAAGTGGAGCAGGTAGTTGGGATGGAGAAAGTGAAGCCTGATGCTGCTGATGACACAGGAGCTTTTGGAACAATGCTGAACGGTGCAGCGGCAGAAGAAGTAGCAGGGGATGGAGAACTGGAAGCAGCTGCTGGAGTAAGACCAAGGCTTGGAAATGCTGCTGGGGCAGATGGGATTGAGGCAGCAATTTTGGGTGGTTGGGTTGCTAAAGAGCCTGTGaaagaacataaacaaacaaacaaagattaCTTTTATTTGATCTCATCACATTTAAAGCAGTGTGAGTTTTGTCTACAAGCACAAGCtactagtttaaaaaaaaaaagtagaaaggtgaaaaaacatttttaaaatcacatttctgacagtttttaaaggtatcTGCAGAAATGACCCCTTTATGAGTGAACCTGACtgaaccaaaaaagaaaaagctgttcATAGAATAGAAGGCACTTGAGAATGTAGTAAAAGCTCACTGCATGGTAAAAACAGTTGGTCACATTTAACAAATGTCAGTGAACAACATgtgaaaaacaaccaaaaaaattaGAGAAATAAACTCTTTACTAAATATTACTAGAACCAATAATGCACTACACGGCTGCTATATTAGGTACAGCCTGATAATCCAGGGTAGGACCTTTTTTGCCATTAaaattactttgattttttttttttagaaaaggaTGCCAGAAAAATTCCTCAGATTTTGGCccatattattaaaatgaccaaaaaataataataataataatcacacaGTTGCAGCAGATTTGTCAAATCATGATGCAAACCCTCCACATCCAGATGGTGCAATACTGGACTGAGTCACTCCTGGTGACTGTCGATTCCATTTGAGTACATGAACTCAAGAGATCGGATGAAATAAGGTGGAGATTATCTGAGTTTTGTCACATGGAACTTTgtttgctggaagcagccagcaGATGATGGCTGTACTGTGGTAATAAAGAGATAAACTGGGTTGAGAATAGGGCTGTcccaaacgattattttgatagtcgacgagTCACccattatttttgcgattagtcaactaatcagatcatcatccattgaacgtaaaacgtacagcttattgcaccagcagcatctgctcttatataactatcattagcttacagctttaagtgtttaaggtatgtggtaactaaaaataaagacaagatgatagtttattaaatgtaaatgaaatttgcagattgtttcggtggagtttaataaactcagccgtctgctccttgctatctaaaatataacaggacaccggagtaaattctcgagcatctcacacttctgataatcagttgtctgcttgacgtttattcagctgtgtaaaaactataacattgatctcagccaaaccgatttactcaggaacaaatactgaaaaaagccaaa
This Astatotilapia calliptera chromosome 7, fAstCal1.2, whole genome shotgun sequence DNA region includes the following protein-coding sequences:
- the nup214 gene encoding nuclear pore complex protein Nup214 isoform X7; this encodes MSSCSLKLLWYLLVILAGFCFFNGEIARRVFSCPDVANLNFLWYILARNKRTQQVFWKKNPQNFTMSDDADSPPEREMKDFQFRQMKKVRVFDPTEDLPKDRSSLLAISNKYGLTFVGLDRTLKVYLTRDILAADKGDGNSNEIVKGIPALTEVTVELILHHVALSCDELTLSMCGMSEEAGLLLTFYDVRTFMNKGKLQKLPFASHQPAVAPDVLVQDLKWNPAQVSVLAVCLSDGTIMILDVTDSVNVQARLPSSSGITCICWSPKGKQVAAGKMDGTVTQYTPGLEEKKVIPCPQFFTPGETVKAVDVLWLKTYVFAVAYAAGDGSLETPPELVLISLPKKDEKVEPKFLNFGEFVFGSCTERQHHYFLSHVEDWDLVFAASAASIEVSVIARQDDKMWEVWQLEDSSRAELRVTETNEDTLPLGLAIDYTSQQEIHITDEKTLPPAPTMLMLSTEGLLCPFALLNLNPGVKQLVVAPSNLALEGERLPKPGSLATQPPKIAASIPSAPAAFPSLGLTPAAASSSPSPATSSAAAPFSIVPKAPVSSAASGFTFSIPTTCSTSGPSAFSLGGSAPFGSGSSGFSFASKPPSDTPSAPSAFSFNNLSVKPSAAPALTPQSLAKPSAAPALTPQSLATPASQSAVKLNLNDRFSTVETTQPPFSFNSPLSKTVATTSSSLTAPPSLASKPPAILAPVHPVQTSVSPAVVQKPSPAVQTRTQAPQAGVSVKALEKQLQQRKDSDPIMAGILEEIAHFQKELDDLKARSAKADFKVGADEEMKELRKESEDLHIFTLEIKETTESLHGDIGTLKTSLLEGFAGAEEAKTQSELSKDRNYRQLLYKKPLDPRSEEQLKEIRRLYQYVMFTVEDVNDVLDVEWEKHLEKKKKQKHMVVPGREGLFTTLSNNLYIINQQKNRLDQLVKELNSLRLYSKTTTPARSPVTATTASLENDLETLRDALLKTRLDPTPSKTKSPAVKISPVKQSQLRNFLSKGQMPPVRSTAPANLSRSAFLSPKYYEDLDDASSTSSLSQSLEPHPPHLEQEEEELQTRPPPMSSIPPTLSTPRHPTVVRTPSIQPGFGAIQSTPLSKIQSGQGMGFGLSPIASPIPTNKINLSGAESTALATKTVKHGAPPTERTAPITISAQQAAANAALRRQMASQLAVINTSLTESTLKTVPQVVNVQEFKDKGTPVVVPSNISSSVPDPGSQVFATVSSSQAKRNPVQGVQKMPAETTTIPQSSFVFGQPSKTDASVATPSSAEQTSSKGFSFNSVSSSFSFASVTPGAGMPQVKDASKFSFGGNGKMVFGQAGEESFSFTSKSTSPGLGTGSPTLAPNATVEGAKPTSTTATLRIEPQPPKTAGGETLGIFSGLRVGQGEEAKDSSTKPAVAAFTFADTGLGKGKGATQFSFGTGLPKSGEDSSAPDLSEGTPSGSLFKPPESNAKPAFSVPQSSSASSAFASSFSSLLAAAPETQEEPKAVPQSSVPASPPIKEPPTSEPEVESTSRPVIPEPAAPATTQTPAVSTPAPALAAPAPTPDPPSTFTAPKEVNPPAPSSALSTTETTPEPSTTATVPSSTAATAAPVSQAAPPAFQIPTSDKPGSIFTQPAPATTDSSSVGVTPVINTAAPAAATQTSTVVSSATVTAVNNVFGQPAAPPASSAPASTGFSSAGFGTSAGFGKSVFGQVSGFGQPASNTGTSSGFTFGQSAFGATSSSATTGGSLFGASTATNASSFSFGTSGANTVSSTGTGLFAQSTNQAFGQSSGFGQGSVFGSNTTTSSSSGFSFGQPSGFGCSSANPVFGQQSSSGSGFGQQPSSGSLFGSSSANTAVSSGGGGFFSGLGGKPSEDAANKNPFGTTSSTGVFGQSGQTGTNSLFGNSGAKTFSFGQSSFGEQKPTGTFSTGAGSVASQGFGSFSTPSKPGGFGSAPVFGSPPSFGGSPAFGAGASFGSSPSFSSPIGSSAGKVFGEGTAAANMGGFGFAPPPSTPSFGALAGQSAPSFGSLAQQGPGFGSQPSSFSGFGQQPQPGGFSGNTFGSANQSNSQTFSSWRS
- the nup214 gene encoding nuclear pore complex protein Nup214 isoform X5; its protein translation is MSSCSLKLLWYLLVILAGFCFFNGEIARRVFSCPDVANLNFLWYILARNKRTQQVFWKKNPQNFTMSDDADSPPEREMKDFQFRQMKKVRVFDPTEDLPKDRSSLLAISNKYGLTFVGLDRTLKVYLTRDILAADKGDGNSNEIVKGIPALTEVTVELILHHVALSCDELTLSMCGMSEEAGLLLTFYDVRTFMNKGKLQKLPFASHQPAVAPDVLVQDLKWNPAQVSVLAVCLSDGTIMILDVTDSVNVQARLPSSSGITCICWSPKGKQVAAGKMDGTVTQYTPGLEEKKVIPCPQFFTPGETVKAVDVLWLKTYVFAVAYAAGDGSLETPPELVLISLPKKDEKVEPKFLNFGEFVFGSCTERQHHYFLSHVEDWDLVFAASAASIEVSVIARQDDKMWEVWQLEDSSRAELRVTETNEDTLPLGLAIDYTSQQEIHITDEKTLPPAPTMLMLSTEGLLCPFALLNLNPGVKQLVVAPSNLALEGERLPKPGSLATQPPKIAASIPSAPAAFPSLGLTPAAASSSPSPATSSAAAPFSIVPKAPVSSAASGFTFSIPTTCSTSGPSAFSLGGSAPFGSGSSGFSFASKPPSDTPSAPSAFSFNNLSVKPSAAPALTPQSLAKPSAAPALTPQSLATPASQSAVKLNLNDRFSTVETTQPPFSFNSPLSKTVATTSSSLTAPPSLASKPPAILAPVHPVQTSVSPAVVQKPSPAVQTRTQAPQQAGVSVKALEKQLQQRKDSDPIMAGILEEIAHFQKELDDLKARSAKADFKVGADEEMKELRKESEDLHIFTLEIKETTESLHGDIGTLKTSLLEGFAGAEEAKTQSELSKDRNYRQLLYKKPLDPRSEEQLKEIRRLYQYVMFTVEDVNDVLDVEWEKHLEKKKKQKHMVVPGREGLFTTLSNNLYIINQQKNRLDQLVKELNSLRLYSKTTTPARSPVTATTASLENDLETLRDALLKTRLDPTPSKTKSPAVKISPVKQSQLRNFLSKGQMPPVRSTAPANLSRSAFLSPKYYEDLDDASSTSSLSQSLEPHPPHLEQEEEELQTRPPPMSSIPPTLSTPRHPTVVRTPSIQPGFGAIQSTPLSKIQSGQGMGFGLSPIASPIPTNKINLSGAESTALATKTVKHGAPPTERTAPITISAQQAAANAALRRQMASQLAVINTSLTESTLKTVPQVVNVQEFKDKGTPVVVPSNISSSVPDPGSQVFATVSSSQAKRNPVQGVQKMPAETTTIPQSSFVFGQPSKTDASVATPSSAEQTSSKGFSFNSVSSSFSFASVTPGAGMPQVKDASKFSFGGNGKMVFGQAGEESFSFTSKSTSPGLGTGSPTLAPNATVEGAKPTSTTATLRIEPQPPKTAGGETLGIFSGLRVGQGEEAKDSSTKPAVAAFTFADTGLGKGKGATQFSFGTGLPKSGEDSSAPDLSEGTPSGSLFKPPESNAKPAFSVPQSSSASSAFASSFSSLLAAAPETQEEPKAVPQSSVPASPPIKEPPTSEPEVESTSRPVIPEPAAPATTQTPAVSTPAPALAAPAPTPDPPSTFTAPKEVNPPAPSSALSTTETTPEPSTTATVPSSTAATAAPVSQAAPPAFQIPTSDKPGSIFTQPAPATTDSSSVGVTPVINTAAPAAATQTSTVVSSATVTAVNNVFGQPAAPPASSAPASTGFSSAGFGTSAGFGKSVFGQVSGFGQPASNTGTSSGFTFGQSAFGATSSSATTGGSLFGASTATNASSFSFGTSGANTVSSTGTGLFAQSTNQAFGQSSGFGQGSVFGSNTTTSSSSGFSFGQPSGFGCSSANPVFGQQSSSGSGFGQQPSSGSLFGSSSANTAVSSGGGGFFSGLGGKPSEDAANKNPFGTTSSTGVFGQSGQTGTNSLFGNSGAKTFSFGQSSFGEQKPTGTFSTGAGSVASQGFGSFSTPSKPGGFGSAPVFGSPPSFGGSPAFGAGASFGSSPSFSSPIGSSAGKVFGEGTAAANMGGFGFAPPPSTPSFGALAGQSAPSFGSLAQQGPGFGSQPSSFSGFGQQPQPGGFSGNTFGSANQSNSQTFSSWRS